A stretch of DNA from Marmota flaviventris isolate mMarFla1 chromosome 16, mMarFla1.hap1, whole genome shotgun sequence:
CTACAGTCAATGCTGCCATTACCAGAACTCTAGTACTATTGGAGGAGCCACTCAAAAGATGGGTTCCTCACACAATTGACATGTTGGCTGTCAGCAGAAGACCTCAGTTCTATGCCACATGGTTTTCTCCAGATAGCTGCTTGAGCATCCTCCCAATATGGCCACTAGTTCCCACAGTATGAATGATCCAACGAGAGCAAAGTTGAAACAATGATATCTTTCCTGACCCCACCCCAGAGGTCACATATCACCACTTCCACAGAGATTATTGGTCACACAGGTCATTCTTAGTTATGTGGGAGGGGAACACACAAAGACACAAAACCTTGCCACCAAGAGGCAAGAATCACTGGGGACCATCTTTGAATCTGCCACTACTATCTTCTAATAGATGGAGTACCATTGTGAACAGCATACAACAGTTAATTTTAGTGTGGCTAAGGACAACCTTGCCATAGACCTTCACCAGCTGAATGCCATCATTTAAAGGTACCATCTGCCCTCAAGCAGCTTATAATCTAGCAGAGATGCCCAAACACATACAAAACCAGTTACCGTACAAGACAGAATCAAATAAATGACAGGGATCATCAAGTGTTCAGGAGATCAAAGGCTGGAGAGGCCTAGCATCTGAACCGAGGGATGGAGAAGTGGTCATCTGAGTGGGACCTTGGACTGTGGGTGGGATGTGGAGTTCTGGAGGTGCATTTGTTGGAGGCAGGAGCCTAGCGTGAGCAAAGGCTTAAAGGCTAAGAATGGAATTTATGATTGGGAATTGAAGAATAGGGGTACAGAGGTACATCTGGGATCCATGAACCGGAGGGTTGTGGCCAAGCACCCCATCCATGTGACTGCCAAGCACAGCTGTTTTCAAAAGGTGGAATGGAGAATTTGAACCTCAgattcctttcctcccttccctcataCTCTTTCCCTAGCAGAGCCTTGCCACTGCCACAGAGCAGGGGACCTTTCTGGGGAACCAGTAGCTCTGTCTAGGGCTCAGAGAAGAGCTCCTTCCTGAGACTGTGAGAAGTGCTGGAGCCTGGGCTCGGGGTGTCTTCAAGCTGCACCCCTAAGGCTGCCTGGGGGCCTTCAGTCAGCCGCTGCCCTGCCTGTTCAGCCTCCCTGGAAGGCAGGATCACTCAACTCTTGCTGTCTCCAGTGTTTCCCAACCTCTGCCACATAGGTGTCCCTGAGCGCTTCACCCAAAGTCCAGGCCACTCATGGGTGACAGCAGACAAATGGTTACCCTTGCTGCCAGAGGCAGGGGCTGGAGCTGACTGTGGCTCAAAGCTCAGATCCTTGCACGCCACCCCTCATCTGTAGAGTGGGAGTGATGATCACAGGAGGTGCTTGATCCCTGTATTGTGAGGAGGCCCGAGGGCAGATGGTGGTCCTGACACTTCATCCAGGAACCATTGCTTAGGGCCAGCACTTGGCCCGAAGACAGAAGGTGCTGACCGGGGGAACTTGCACTCTCTTTGCAATCTGCTCATGGGTCCTCAATAtctaaaacagggctggggcccaAGGACAGGTGACCTCAGGTCCCCTTGCTCACTGCATAGGAGGTCATACCGCTTCTGACTCCACACATTCAAAATTAAATGTAGTTTGGACTTGAGCGCCCCTCTGATCCAGATCCTAGATGGGCAGCCTGCTGGCCTCCCGTCCAACTGCCCACAAAGTCACCCTCTTAGGGCAGAGCAGTCCTAAAGGAGCCACCTGGTATTCAGCCATGCAGGCTGCCCTAGTTCCTCCAGCTCCCACTGCTAGAGTGAGGATCAGGCCTCGGGTGCAGGGAAAGGAGGGAGCCCCCAAGAGTTCATCTCCTACTCTAGGTGGTAGGAAGCAGCCCATAGCTCTTTCTACAGCACAGCTCATTGAAGCATATGGCCTAGGGACACCCTCTCTGGTCAGAGTGAAGGAGAAGCATCCTTCAGTGAGTCCCACACAAGCCCCAGGGGATGTGTGCAGGCATGGCCCCTCAGAGCCACCAGAGAAATAGAGAAGTGGAAAAATCGAGTTAAATGGGGCCACACAGAAGAGACCCTACTGCCTCCAGACCAAGAGCACCCTGGTGGGCCTTCCCACCCTGTTCCCCGCAGTGATCCAAGGCGGGGTCCTTCTCGTCTTCTAGGTCTTAGTTCAAATGatgcttcctccaggaagcctccacTGACCTCCCTGGGTAAAATAGTTCCTACCACACCCCCCACCTCATATCCTGCAGTAGATAGATGATGGACAGAAATCAGGGTAGGGAAAATAATTGATTGATTTGGGTTGTTTtctatcatttactttttaaaactaaactttttattttgagctggCTGTTAGTTCACATGCCCTTGTGAAAGACAATACAGAAACATCCCATGTGCCCTTGGCTCAGTTTCCCCAGTGGTAACATCTTGCAAAACCATGGTATCATATGGACCAGGACACTGATATGCATCCAGTCAACTTACAGGACATTTCTAGCACCACGGGACCCCCTCCTGTGGCTCTTAGAGCCACATCTACTTTTCTCCCACTCATCTCTTCTCCATTGCTATTATATTGTCATTCCCAAAatgtcacataaatggaatcatgcactGTGTAGCCAATGGAACTGTCTTTTTTTGCTCAGCATAATCCCATGGAGAGTCATCAAGGTGGCTGCATGCTCCTGTTCTTTGCTGACCCATCCTCAGGATGCACTACAGTGTGCTCAGCCACTCACCTGTTGAAGGGTATCTGGGTCGTTTCCAGTTATTGGCTGTTGTGCATAAAGCAGATCTGTGCATTTGTGTAGAGGTTATTGTGTGGACcacagttttcatttctctggggtaAATGCTCAAGAATGCAATCACAGCGTCTTGTGATAGTTACATATTTGGTTTTCTAAGAACCTGTGAtgtgttttccagagtggctgggcCATTTTGcctttctaccagcaatgtatgagtgatcCATCTTCACATCTTCACCAGTACTTggtgttttcactttttaaaattttagccacTCTAAGAGGTATGTAGCAATATCTTATTGTGGTTCTAAGTTCCACTTCTGTGATGACTAACAACCAGAAACATCTTTTCAAAGGAGATGACTTCTTTCCCATCTGTATGCCCTCTTTGGTGAGGCATGCTCTGTTGTCCTCAGGGTTGCCCTGCCCTATCAGAGCAGGGACCTTCTTGGTTTGCTCTCAAGCCATCCATCAGGCAGGACCACCCATAATGACAAAGGGGGTCTCAGAAGAAGATTCTTCCCCCGGGGGTTTATAAAACTGGGAGGCTAACAGAATCCAGACATGATAAATTAATTAGCAATGCGCTTGGATCTATGTGGGTTTCAAGTGTTTATTTATAACAGAAACAGACAGACATAGATAAGATGTtagttttaaaagacaaaaagatcAAGTTTTGCAAATGAAAGGAAACTCCATCAGCTACAGTGAAGCCGGGAGAAGGGGCAGGTGACCAAACAGATGCCAGGAGGCTCCACTCACTTACTGATAATGGGCCATAAAATTGGTCTTAGGCTTCCTGGGATCCAGTGCAAAATGGGAGTCTGTTAAGGAGTCTGAGGACTTGTGAGACAACCAGAGCGTTTCCTCAGCAGAGGCACCCAGTGGTCCTGTATGGGAGGTGGACACTGTGCCCTGGGAGGATGGAATAGCTGGCTCTCAGGAGGTCGTTCATGCTGGCATTCCCAGCTCCACATTTACAAAGTGAAATTTGGTGACTCAAACCCGCCAGGAGTCTCTGTGGCCTTTGCTAAGCAGTGCCCAGTGGCTCCAAGAGTCCAAGGGCACAGAGAGAAGCGCCAGCTTGAGCCGAGCTGTGAACTGCAGGTGAGGTTTGGCCAAGCCCAGAGAGAGGAGGGCTGGCTTTCTCCTGCAGGATGAGCCTTCGGCCGAGCAGAGGGCGCGGGGGAGCAGGGGGTCCAGAGTCCCTACGGAGCCCTCCCCAGCCGTGCTCGCTAACCGCCTCCCTCTTCGTGTCCGCAGGGCTCGGGCGGAGAACATGGCCAATGGCATTGACGAGCTCATCGGCATTCCCTTCCCCAACCACAGCAGCGAGGTGCTGTGCAGCCTCAACGAGCAGCGGCACGATGGCCTGCTCTGCGACGTGCTCCTGGTGGTGCAGGAGCAGGAGTACCGCACGCACCGCTCGGTCCTGGCCGCCTGCAGCAAGTACTTCAAGAAGCTCTTCACGGCCGGCAGCCTAGCCAGCCAGCCCTACGTGTACGAGATCGACTTCGTGCAGCCCGAGGCGCTGGCCGCCATCCTGGAGTTCGCCTACACCTCCACGCTCACCATCACCGCCTCCAACGTCAAGCACATCCTCAACGCCGCCCGGATGCTGGAGATCCCGTGCATCGTGAACGTGTGCCTGGAGATCATGGAGCCCGGCGGCGAGGGCGGCGAGGAGGACGACAAGGAGGATGACGACGACGACGAAGACGACGACGACGAGGAggacgaagaggaggaggaggaggaagaggaggaggacgaCGACGATACGGAGGACTTTGCTGACCAAGAAAACCTGCCTGACCCCCAGGACATCAACTGCCACCAAAGCCCCTCCAAGACGGACCATCTCACGGAGAAGGCCTATTCAGACACACCCAGGGACTTCCCGGACTCCTTCCAGGCCGGCAGCCCTGGCCATCTAGGGGTGATCCGGGACTTCTCCATCGAATCTCTGCTGAGGGAGAACCTGTACCCCAAAGCCAACATCCCTGACCGGAGACCCTCCTTATCTCCGTTTGCCCCGGACTTCTTCCCACACCTCTGGCCGGGAGACTTTGGTGCCTTTGCCCAGCTGCCTGAGCAGCCAATGGACAGTGGGCCATTGGATCTGGTCATCAAAAACCGGAAGatcaaggaggaagagaaggaagagctgcccccgccccctcccccacccttccctAGCGACTTCTTCAAGGACATGTTCCCTGACCTGCCTGGGGGACCACTAGGCCCCATCAAGGCAGAGAACGACTACGGTGCCTATCTCAACTTCTTGAGTGCCACCCACCTGGGGAGCCTCTTCCCACCCTGGCCACTGGTGGAGGAGCGCAAGCTGAAGCCCAAGGCATCTCAGCAGTGCCCCATCTGCCACAAAGTCATCATGGGGGCCGGGAAGCTGCCGCGGCACATGAGGacccacactggggagaagccataCATGTGCAACATCTGCGAGGTCCGATTCACCAGGTGCGCAGCTGCAGCAGGGGCAGGGTGACGGTTTGCTGGGGACAGGGCCAGAGGCGTGGAGAGCCAGGGATGGAGAGAGAGCCCCAGCTAGATCCTGGTCACATGTCAAGTTCATTGCTAGGCCGGATGCTAGGCATTACCTGGTGTCATGACTTCCAAACCCTTTAGGGAGCTAAAATATGTTCTCATATTTTAGGTGGAAGTTTAAGATGTGAGTCAAGTCAGAGCTGAGCTGTTCCAGGGTGAAGAGCCTCAGCACCCGGTTTGCATGTCTTCCCTGTCTCCTTTACCATTGCAAATCCACAGAACCCAGGCTGGGCTCCCCAGAGGGGTGCAGCTCTGGTGTTTCATTTGGAGAAGCCACagtccttcttcttttttttttttttttttaagtttttttagttgttgatggacatttttttatttttattcattgatttatatatggtgctgagaatggaacccagggcctcatacaggTGAAGCAAATGCTTTAcgactgagccataaccctagcccccacAGTCCTTCTTTATTAAGCATGTCCTGCACACTAAGGGTCCTGGGAACACAGGCAGGCACAATTACCTTTGTTTCCAGCCCACTTCCTGGTGACTAGCTGGCCCCTTATGTGTGCAGCTAGAAAATGATAGGCAACTTGAACCCCAGTCCATGTAGAACGTCAAAGTCTGTGACCAGGAGACTGCAGAGACCCCTGTAGGCCCTTCCTTCATCCTTACAGGACAGGGCTCCCTGAGTGTTCTCTCCTTTGCCTTTCCATGTTGAAAGAAGTATTAATTTACACTGTTTTAAGATTTGAAGTCAATACACTGTAAATTTTTGGTCTCTCAGGGACACCATCCCATTCAGCAAACATGTGTCATGTACTTTGTGCAGCAACTTTTGTGGTCAAAACTGACAGGTGGGATGATGGGAGGTCAGCTCTGTCCGTTGCTAGGTTTTGGAAGGCCTCATTTGGGGAATATACAGCTTGATGGTGccattgttttcttccttctttgtgttttatttgttctttttagttacccatgacagaatgtattttgacatccATACATGGAGatagcttcccattcttgtggttgtgcatgatgtggagttccactggttatatattcacacatgaacataggaaagctataTCCCGTTCCttctctgtctttcctattttgtTGGTGCCACTGTTGTTCCCTGGTGTGAGACTGATCTCAGCCATGTCCACAGTAGGGAAGCTCAGATAAGTGGTCTGGCCCTGGGGCTTGGTCACTTCACTGTGTCGGATGTAGACAGAGCCTGGTGATACCTATCCTGCAACCATAGCTTACTAGACCAGTCCTTCCCCACTGCCACTGACCCCTCAAAGAGCTCACCTTGACAGCCCCCCCCCCACTTATTTTAATGTCACCACCATCACCCCACATTCTCTTGAAAATGTGCCTTTGGGAATTatttggagttcattcctttgaTTTTCCTCCGTGGGCCCAAAGCTCTGGCCTTTGAGGACAGAGTGAAACTTTTGGTTCAGGGTGGATATCCAGTGCAGGACTGTGtgcttttccagaaaaaaaaaaaaaacaagatgagtCTGTAAAGTGATGAGACCTGCTGTTGGGGCGACTTGGGTGGGAACTCAGAAATATGTTCCAGTCCAAATGACATTGCTGAAACAGCTCTGTGGCTCTGAAGGACACTACTGATGGCTTCCAAGGGAGCTTTGGAGTCCTGCTTACAGCTGCTTCTGTGGGGTAAACCCCAGAGTCTGCCCCAGATGCCTCCAGGTACAGGGGAGGGGAAATCTGCAGGATGTGTCCCCTTCCTCTTAGCCGCTCACTATTGACAGGCTCAGCCACCTGCCAATGCTGACCCCAGGGCTTCCTCCCTGACACCAAGTCGCCTTGCAGCTTTTCCACAGGCCCTGCTTCTTGGCTGACTCCCTGCCACGATCCCATAatgccttccccttcctccccacctggAGGCTCTTTAGCACTGGTGGCTGGGATTCCCGTGGGCAGTGCAGTCCCCACTTTTCGCCCCTGCCTGCCTTCTCCTGGTTTCACTTACACCCCCCCAGGGCCAGGCTAGCGCAGCAGAACAAGGTGTTAACCAAAGCACAGAGTGACAGGAGGGAGGTAAACCAGAACTCACAGGAAGCCAACCCAAGTATAATTCATTCATCTTCAGTAAGGGCCTTGCTCCAACCTGGTCTCCAAGGCCCTTGGGAACAACTTCAAAGCCAGACCAGATCTGCAAAGCCAGCCTAGAATCAGCCTGGAGCACCCCTCTGCCCAGCCAGCTCCCATCCCTAACTTCCTGTGCCTGTCCCTTGGCAGGTGGCTGACTTTGGCAACACCTCTCCCTTCAGGGGACACCCAGGCCAATGGCTTCAATGGGAGATGTTTCTCAGGGTACCACACAGTGAACCCACCTGGCACCCAGAGCCCCCTGGTCCTTTTCTTCCCCATCTCCTTCTCTCTGGGCCTTTCTGCCATCATCCCTCTGTGAGGTCCACCCAGGTCTGGCCAGTGTGTGGGCCCTGACTTCCCTATGGAAAGTTTATAACTTGGCCAGTCACTGAAGACAGACCTCTCACCCTCTCTGGGCCACTGGAACATTCTCTGGGAGTAGGCCTCCTGGTTTGAGCAGTGATGCTGTTTTCTATTGAAGGGTGACGCTCCAGAATGCTCCCCCCAACATACTCCTGATGGTCACTTAGGGTGGCCTCTGTGTCTTCCTACTCCTCCAGGCCACATCAGCCCTGGGGCAGTTCCGGCCACCCAGCCATCTGCCCTGGCAGCCCTTGGTTACTCCTGCTCCTCTTGCTCTGCAGGCGGATGACCATCTGGGCCCCAGGCCTGCCTCCAGCGGCTGCAGCTGCACTCCAGCCCCCACCAGACCTCCCCTCACTTGGCTCCCACTGGGCCCTGACCCTCCGGAAAAAGAGCAGACAAGCTCTGGGGGCCCCCCTCTCCCAGGAGCAGAGAAAGCCCAGGGTCAGGGGGCAGAAGGGGTGGAGAGATTTTTCTGGCCTGCTCCCATCAGGGACGGTATTTCTCACCgtgggctgctgctgctgcgcaGCCTGCTCCTCACCCCTACCCACACATTCCTCAGAACCGCCCCTCCTTGGCTTCCCACTGCCTCTCCAGGACTGTCCCGGAAGGATTCTTTCCTGTCCTCTAAGAGTCCCAGTCTGGCCTTTCCGGATTGAAGTCTTCCTCCCTGAGACCAAGTCACCTTGCAGCTTTTCCACGGGCCCTGCTTCTTGGCTGACTCCCTGCCACGATCCATAAcgccttccccttcctccccacctggAGGCTCTTTAGCACTGGTGGCTGGGATTCCCAGAGTCCCTCGCAAGGCCAAGACTAGACTGGCCCCCACAAAGGCTGAGAGGGACCTGACACTCTGCCCTCCAGGCCTCCTCTGGGACACTGTTTCCCCACCTGGGGTTGGGGTCCTTCCTGAATTGCAGTAGAGCTCCAGTCTCTCGCAAGACCTCATTTCCTCCCTCCTCAACGCTGGGAGGAGCTCAGTCCTCTGACCCACCTCTAATCCATCCCATGGTCTTGGAGACGGCTGCCCTTCCCCTGCCTGGTGGCCCTTTGGCCCAGGCTCTGAGTTATGCGTCCCAAATGCCAATTCCCAGGATGTCCACATCCTACGGCCATCTTTCCTAATACTTTCAGCAGTCACACCCAAGAGAGGGATGTAAGGGACCACCCTGAGGCCCTGCCTGCTGCTGGCCTCTGAGAGGAGGTCCTCCCCACCATGGTATTGTCTACTCCTTGGTGTCGGAAACCTCACCTCTTAGGTGGCTCCAGATTTTGGCCAGTCCCACCAGTTGCCTCACCACTGATCTGTTCTAGATATAAATACCCCTAGGCAGGGGATCACAGGCTTCACCCAAACTGTTTCTACAGCCCCCCCCCTGCTGTCCCCACCTGCTGTGGTCCCCTGGTAGTCACTGGGCTCTGAGTGCCTCCACCTCTGTGTGCCAGGTGTTCCCAAGCCTGTGTTCATTAGGGAGCTCGTTCCCtggtgaggggaggggatgggggccTGGGCCTAATCCAAGGCACCATTTCCCTCCTGAAAAAGGCTGGAGCCGGCCGAAGCTCCTGCCCCAACCCGTCCCGCTCAGGTCAGACTCAAGACAGAGAAAGAGCTCAGGATAAGGTCAGCGGTAGTCTGGACCAAGAtcaccccagccctctccccaaAAGTTCTTCATCCTCTACTCCCAGAGGATGTGGCAGCCGGAGCCAAAGGTGAGGACTGTGGGGCTCTGCCAGAGGTGACACCTAGGATGGCCCCTGAAGAACAGGGAGCATGTGGCCCATGAGGATACCGAGAGACACTGCTGTGCTTGGTGGCCCTTTCTGTCTACAGTCACTGTGGGTGGCAGCCCCTGCACACCTTGTTGTCCCAACTGCAGCCGTCACTGCCAGTGGGAACTGACCCTGCCTGGAGAAGGCCTCTGCATTACCTCCTCTCACTTCCCGCCACATGGGTCCCTGATCACAGGCCATGGGGACCTGCCTCCTGCCCACCTAACCCTTTGGCCAGGAACTCTTACAGAGTGGACAGGCCATCTCCCTCCTGCAGCCCCTGCATGCCACCCACAGCCTGGCTCACATAGGTGTCCCAGCTGTGTCTGCCAGAAGAGTAGAGAACGCAGAAGTGTTCAAGACCAGAAAGAGACCCGCCCTGACCCAATACCCAACAGAGGTCCCACGGAGGCCACTCCACCCTGGGAAAGGATGGGCGACCTCCACTGTGAACGAATTTACTCTGTGATGAACAGTTTCCTCACAATCCCCTCCAACATCCCCAGGGCTGCCACTGTCAGCCTGCACACCTCCCACCCCTACCCAGCCTCTAGCCCAATGCTGACCACCCTCTGCTCCCGGGCAGCTGCCAGCTCTCCAAACAAGGCCCggctttctctttcctttatccTCTTTCCAGCCTGCCCCCTCCCAGCAGTTCTGGGAACCTTGTTAAGATAAGGTCATGCCTTAGCAGGAGGAGAGGTGGTCTCAGACCATCCCAGACCATCCAGTACCAGGAAGTCTGAGAGGAGACATGGCCCTGCCTGGGAGCCTTTTTGGAAGTCTCCTGAGGActcactcatctttcctgacactGAGCTGGAATTGGGGCTGCAGATGGAGTCCGTGATGCTGGCCTCCCTCTGCGGCAGGAAAGTGGAATGAGATGGCAGATGAGCAGAATGAAGGTCAGGGAGGAGGCTCAGACCTAGGGCTGGGGAGTTCTGGAATCAGCCCTGCTGGTCACTGGTCATCAACACACATGTAACTGGCACTCACTGTGCCTATGCTCAGTGTTGGGCACCTTGTGACGTACAAAAGAGCACCCAACAAGTGCTTCTCAAAGCGGGTTCCAGCACCCTCCTTACCAGGTGCTGGTTGAAGGCTGCAGGAAGCACCATGCAGAGTAACTGTCACTGAATGAATACATGCACACAGGGCCCAGTATCTCTCAGTGGATTGTGGGACTTTGGAAAGAGCACCAGAGTGGTCATCAGGAGGCCCAGGTTCAGGGCCTGGTTCTGCTTCTGCTAACTCTGTCACCCTCTCTCAGCCTCAGGTTCCCAGGTAAAATTTATGGGGGTAGATGGATGCCCCCTAAGGTCACTCCCAGTTTCCTGATTCCATTTGGCCTTCACGGCCAAAGCAAGCACCTGAGCCATGCGACAATCAGTACTAAGGGGAATGTCCGTGAGGTTTGGAGCTTTTTGCATTTGCTAGAATTTGTATCACTTGCTGCTTCTGGTtctggtggggaggggcagggatgaGCAGTGTGTGCATGCAAGGAGTCAGCCACACAGTGGCCCTTGTCCTGGAAACAGCACACACATGCAAGGTAAAGGCAGGCCTTGCCAAGACAGCCTCTGGACAGGTGTTCTCATCTATCAGGAGTGCTGGAGGTTGGAGCAGGGCCTCAGGCAATGCATGTGTGACGTATTGGTCCTCCTTGGCTCTTGACCCACTGGGAGGGCAATGCTGACACATATGAGACTACCAGGGGACAGAAGAAGAGCCACTGCCACCTCATCTTTTCTAGTTGCTCCCACTTTGTCCCTCAGGTAACCTGACTCAAAGGGCAATGCTTAGGCAACAGATGCATGGAAAATCAGGGAGCTGAGCAACAGCCCTGGGTGGACAGCATAGAACTACACTTGAGTTTGACCTTAAAGCATTAGGGGGATTTGGAGCATGAGGCATCCAGCAGGGCAGTTTGCAAGAGTAAACTAGGAGATGAAGGAATTGGGTGCAGGGTGGTAGAGGGCTGAAACAGGGGGTTTAGGGCTGGGAAGGAAGGAGCACACTGATACCTGGCCTTGACCTTCTGGGAGAGCCCCCAGGATGGAGTATCAGTGTGCAAACACCAGATAGGCCCCAGGGAAAGGAGCCAGGGTTTATAAGAGCCTCCATCCTGTGGCTGGCTCTGTACTGGGGGATCAACAGTCCAGTTCTGCAGGCAGGTGTTCCAAGATGCAAGCTTGGCTAGAGTGTGGCCTGAGAGAACAGCATAATCCATGCAGCACGTAGGTTCAGTGCTGGGGTGGGGGATGCTGCAAAGCGGAGCAGAGAGAGTTTAAAAGAGCTTTCAACTCCAAGCTAAGGGATAAGTTAGCACAAGGCCAGTGGGAGACTGGGACCTTTAAATCAGACCCCAGGAAGAGATAACTAAGAGCCCACTCACTGCCTGAATCCCTTACTTGAGCATATcccagcagaactcacactgctCGTAAACAGGCCAAATTCACAGAGAAGCAAGAATAGAAGAGCTTCGTGCATGGAGCCAACCAGACAAAACAGGATGGGAAAGAGATTCCTCAAATCCCCATTACCCAAATGCAAACACTCTTGGAACACCAGAGGTTAAATGGTACAGACCGGCTCCCACTTTACAGGTCAGGGAACAGGTCCAAGGCAGTGAACCTGGTCTGGCTCTTTGGGGGCACTCCTGATCCAGACCAAGCTC
This window harbors:
- the Zbtb7c gene encoding zinc finger and BTB domain-containing protein 7C; amino-acid sequence: MANGIDELIGIPFPNHSSEVLCSLNEQRHDGLLCDVLLVVQEQEYRTHRSVLAACSKYFKKLFTAGSLASQPYVYEIDFVQPEALAAILEFAYTSTLTITASNVKHILNAARMLEIPCIVNVCLEIMEPGGEGGEEDDKEDDDDDEDDDDEEDEEEEEEEEEEDDDDTEDFADQENLPDPQDINCHQSPSKTDHLTEKAYSDTPRDFPDSFQAGSPGHLGVIRDFSIESLLRENLYPKANIPDRRPSLSPFAPDFFPHLWPGDFGAFAQLPEQPMDSGPLDLVIKNRKIKEEEKEELPPPPPPPFPSDFFKDMFPDLPGGPLGPIKAENDYGAYLNFLSATHLGSLFPPWPLVEERKLKPKASQQCPICHKVIMGAGKLPRHMRTHTGEKPYMCNICEVRFTRQDKLKIHMRKHTGERPYLCIHCNAKFVHNYDLKNHMRIHTGVRPYQCEFCYKSFTRSDHLHRHIKRQSCRMARPRRGRKPAAWRAASLLFGPGGPAPEKAAFVMPPALGEVGGHLGGAAVCLPGPSPTKHFLAAPKGALSLQELERQFEETQMKLFGRAQLEAERNAGGLLALALAENVAAARPYFPLPDPWAAGLAGLPGLAGLNHVASISEANN